One genomic region from Phragmitibacter flavus encodes:
- a CDS encoding PEP-CTERM sorting domain-containing protein (PEP-CTERM proteins occur, often in large numbers, in the proteomes of bacteria that also encode an exosortase, a predicted intramembrane cysteine proteinase. The presence of a PEP-CTERM domain at a protein's C-terminus predicts cleavage within the sorting domain, followed by covalent anchoring to some some component of the (usually Gram-negative) cell surface. Many PEP-CTERM proteins exhibit an unusual sequence composition that includes large numbers of potential glycosylation sites. Expression of one such protein has been shown restore the ability of a bacterium to form floc, a type of biofilm.), whose amino-acid sequence MKTILITTMLLALLCKSQAAVIAYDDFDYAPGQPISGLSGGSGFITNWGVRGGGTTVTSTAGITVSPTSSHYATRSFNTLTTGTYYFSFLVDNTNDGSRFTAFSLIYNSNVAGNPTGGSELTYIGQANNQSTWGIHSAGTQVNSPDYPASDRASRPSIAPTLMVLKVEFNHNLDGNERLSLYINPTLSDAEPTTPHIVVSNASFANGITGIWAGSGFENTTGQTTVITTYDNIRITDTWASLNAIPEPTRPLLLLTALTLTLTRRQRL is encoded by the coding sequence ATGAAAACCATCCTCATCACCACCATGTTGCTTGCATTGCTCTGCAAGTCACAAGCCGCCGTCATCGCCTACGACGATTTCGACTACGCCCCCGGCCAGCCCATCTCCGGCCTCAGCGGCGGCTCCGGATTCATCACCAACTGGGGAGTGAGAGGCGGCGGCACCACCGTCACCTCAACCGCTGGCATCACCGTTAGCCCAACTTCCAGCCACTACGCCACCCGAAGCTTTAACACCCTCACCACCGGCACCTACTATTTCAGCTTCCTCGTCGACAACACCAACGATGGCAGCCGCTTTACCGCTTTTTCCCTCATCTACAACAGCAACGTCGCAGGCAACCCCACCGGCGGCAGCGAACTCACCTACATCGGCCAGGCAAACAACCAAAGCACCTGGGGCATCCATAGTGCCGGCACCCAGGTCAACTCCCCCGACTACCCAGCCTCCGACCGCGCCTCCCGACCCAGCATCGCCCCCACCCTCATGGTCCTCAAAGTTGAATTTAACCACAACCTCGACGGCAACGAACGCCTCTCCCTCTACATCAATCCCACCTTGTCAGACGCCGAACCCACCACCCCTCACATCGTCGTCTCCAACGCCAGCTTCGCCAACGGCATTACCGGCATCTGGGCCGGCTCCGGCTTCGAGAACACCACCGGACAAACCACCGTCATCACCACCTACGACAACATCCGCATCACCGACACCTGGGCCAGCCTGAACGCCATCCCCGAACCCACCCGCCCCCTCCTCCTCCTCACCGCCCTCACCCTCACCCTCACGCGCCGCCAACGCCTTTAA
- a CDS encoding HpcH/HpaI aldolase family protein, giving the protein MLGTWMSIGSPVIAEIAAHSGFDWLLFDLEHGNEAEAALPAQLRAISATHCKAIVRVGAIYPDLIARVLDWGAHGIMAPRINTAAEAESLVQAAHYAPRGRRGYSRSARTYGYGLNPPATSADITPPIIMAQIETIEGVQNTAAITAVDGIDVLFIGPADLQFDLQARPHLADFDYPTALETVNQIASSAGKSTGILIRDQAQLQSHRDLGFTHIAIDSDLAILRKGYQQILHPPTS; this is encoded by the coding sequence ATGCTCGGAACTTGGATGTCCATCGGCTCCCCCGTCATCGCAGAAATCGCCGCCCACTCAGGCTTCGACTGGCTGCTCTTCGACCTCGAACACGGCAACGAAGCCGAAGCCGCCCTCCCCGCCCAACTGCGCGCCATCAGCGCCACCCACTGCAAGGCCATCGTCCGCGTCGGAGCCATCTATCCCGACCTCATCGCCCGCGTTCTCGACTGGGGCGCCCACGGCATCATGGCCCCGCGCATCAACACCGCCGCCGAAGCCGAGTCCCTCGTCCAAGCCGCCCACTATGCCCCGCGCGGCCGACGCGGTTATTCCCGCTCCGCCCGCACTTACGGCTACGGACTCAATCCCCCCGCCACCTCCGCCGACATCACGCCACCGATCATCATGGCGCAAATTGAAACCATTGAAGGCGTGCAAAACACCGCCGCCATCACCGCCGTCGACGGCATTGATGTCCTCTTCATCGGCCCCGCCGATCTCCAATTCGACCTCCAGGCCCGTCCCCATCTCGCCGACTTCGACTACCCCACCGCCCTCGAAACCGTCAATCAAATCGCCAGCTCCGCCGGCAAATCCACCGGCATCCTCATCCGCGACCAAGCCCAGCTCCAATCCCACCGCGACCTCGGTTTCACCCACATCGCCATCGACTCCGACCTCGCCATTCTCCGCAAAGGCTACCAGCAAATTCTCCACCCACCCACCTCATGA
- a CDS encoding aminoglycoside phosphotransferase family protein, translating to MLESPPAASQKTSPSPRRSIYYWKCDRPAAFHGTTGQHHHALLAPQVQTLIENHFNAPAEVHPGPGQGNHITFTATCKNLPLFIRIDDSPEHDDYLAIESRLQQTVLALGIPTPVIHACDATRSQVPFAWQIMQRIDAPDINHHFKNQQLNLPDISSSIGHAIAQWQTLQPTGFGPFQTSLTSIHPTYPDYFFLHFERHLHYLTSTGFLTETEAAAIEHEVLQHQSLLNLPQGCLVHKDLAFWNILGTPEKITAFIDWDDAICGDPMDDFSLLACFHNSEVLLPALEAYQQTRPLPENHQRRFWLHLLRNMLVKSVIRIGAGYFDRKDLYLNPHQTDLKTFTHQRLQTALTGLRQASCISQISNLKS from the coding sequence ATGCTTGAATCCCCTCCAGCAGCCTCTCAAAAAACTTCCCCCAGCCCGCGTCGCTCCATCTACTACTGGAAGTGCGACCGCCCCGCCGCCTTTCACGGCACCACCGGCCAGCACCATCACGCCCTGCTCGCCCCTCAAGTCCAAACCCTCATCGAGAACCACTTCAACGCCCCCGCCGAAGTCCATCCCGGACCCGGCCAGGGCAACCACATCACCTTTACCGCCACCTGCAAAAACCTCCCCCTCTTCATCCGCATCGACGACAGCCCCGAGCACGATGATTACCTCGCCATCGAGTCCCGCCTCCAGCAAACCGTCCTCGCCCTCGGCATCCCCACCCCCGTCATCCACGCCTGCGACGCCACCCGCAGCCAAGTCCCGTTCGCCTGGCAGATCATGCAGCGCATCGACGCCCCCGACATAAACCACCACTTCAAAAACCAGCAACTCAACCTCCCCGACATCTCAAGTTCCATCGGCCACGCCATCGCCCAATGGCAAACCCTTCAACCCACCGGATTCGGCCCCTTTCAAACTTCGCTCACTTCCATCCACCCCACCTATCCTGACTACTTCTTCCTCCACTTCGAACGGCACCTTCACTACCTTACTTCAACCGGCTTTCTCACTGAAACCGAAGCCGCCGCCATTGAGCACGAAGTCCTCCAGCATCAATCCCTCCTCAACCTCCCCCAAGGCTGCCTCGTCCACAAAGACCTCGCCTTCTGGAACATCCTCGGCACCCCGGAAAAAATCACCGCTTTCATCGACTGGGACGACGCCATCTGCGGCGATCCCATGGACGACTTTTCTCTCCTCGCCTGCTTCCACAATAGCGAAGTCCTCCTCCCCGCCCTCGAAGCCTACCAGCAAACCCGCCCCCTGCCCGAAAACCACCAACGCCGCTTCTGGCTGCACCTCCTCCGCAACATGCTCGTCAAGTCCGTCATCCGCATTGGTGCCGGTTACTTCGATCGAAAAGACCTCTACCTCAACCCCCACCAAACCGACCTGAAAACCTTCACTCATCAACGCCTCCAAACCGCCCTAACCGGCCTCCGCCAAGCTTCGTGCATCTCCCAAATCTCAAATCTCAAATCTTAA